A stretch of the Bacteroidota bacterium genome encodes the following:
- a CDS encoding SurA N-terminal domain-containing protein — MINSRIKLLLAGCFLLCMLGVNAQEKVIDRIVAVVGNNYILQSDLETQYQQLIAAQEPVDENTRCKIMEELLYQKLLLAQAQKDSLDVSEGQVEQELERRMRYYIQQFGSEEKFVAFYGKSVEDYKIELKDDVRELLLEQQMQSKITEGLSVTPNEVKEYFKSIPEDSIPFINAEIEVGQIVKKPSIAPEAKKAAKDKIEGLRQRVIKGEATFAAMAALYSMDPGSASKGGVYEGFNAGSLCRSGMLGLLNLSPTKYRKCLKPFTDSFLFN; from the coding sequence ATGATAAACTCAAGAATTAAATTATTGCTTGCAGGATGCTTTTTACTATGCATGTTGGGCGTAAATGCGCAAGAAAAAGTAATTGACCGTATTGTTGCAGTGGTTGGAAATAACTACATTCTTCAATCTGATTTAGAGACACAATACCAGCAATTGATAGCTGCTCAAGAGCCAGTTGATGAAAACACACGTTGCAAAATTATGGAGGAGTTGCTTTATCAGAAACTGTTACTTGCTCAAGCACAAAAAGATAGTTTGGATGTGTCCGAAGGGCAAGTTGAGCAAGAATTGGAGCGTAGAATGCGCTATTATATTCAGCAATTCGGTTCTGAAGAAAAATTTGTTGCTTTTTATGGCAAATCGGTTGAAGATTACAAAATTGAATTAAAAGACGATGTGCGTGAATTGTTGTTGGAACAACAAATGCAAAGCAAAATTACCGAAGGTTTGTCGGTTACCCCAAATGAAGTAAAAGAATATTTTAAATCTATTCCGGAAGATTCTATCCCATTTATAAATGCTGAAATTGAAGTTGGACAGATTGTGAAGAAACCTTCTATTGCTCCGGAAGCAAAAAAAGCAGCGAAAGATAAAATCGAAGGATTACGTCAACGTGTAATAAAAGGAGAAGCAACTTTTGCTGCGATGGCTGCATTGTATTCGATGGATCCGGGCTCAGCAAGTAAAGGTGGTGTTTATGAAGGATTCAACGCGGGCAGTTTGTGCCGGAGTGGGATGCTTGGGCTTTTAAACTTAAGCCCAACGAAATATCGGAAGTGTTTGAAACCGTTTACGGATTCTTTTTTATTCAACTAA
- a CDS encoding peptidylprolyl isomerase has product MFETVYGFFFIQLIERRGEAVDARSLLIAPAVDANDLYRAKLSLDTTYTRLLADTATFADMAARYSDDEESKNSGGLIINPYTGSTRFQMDELGQYEQTIAFSVDNLKIGEFTKPMASTTSDGKQAYRILYVKNRTLPHKANLVDDYQSIQNATLSKKQQAAIQAWIKKKSASTYVHLADDFKNCTFNNKWIN; this is encoded by the coding sequence GTGTTTGAAACCGTTTACGGATTCTTTTTTATTCAACTAATTGAACGAAGAGGTGAAGCGGTAGATGCCCGAAGTTTATTGATTGCCCCCGCGGTAGATGCAAATGATTTATATCGTGCAAAGCTTTCTTTGGATACCACCTATACCCGTTTGTTGGCGGATACTGCTACGTTTGCAGATATGGCTGCTCGCTATTCTGATGATGAAGAAAGTAAAAATAGTGGTGGATTAATCATTAACCCTTATACCGGTTCAACACGTTTTCAAATGGATGAATTAGGACAATATGAGCAAACCATCGCTTTTTCAGTAGATAATTTGAAAATTGGTGAATTTACGAAACCGATGGCAAGTACCACCAGTGACGGAAAGCAGGCATATCGTATTTTGTATGTAAAAAATAGAACCTTGCCTCACAAAGCCAATTTGGTAGACGATTATCAAAGTATTCAGAATGCTACTTTGTCGAAAAAACAACAAGCAGCTATTCAAGCCTGGATAAAGAAAAAATCAGCGAGCACGTATGTGCATTTAGCAGATGATTTCAAAAATTGTACATTTAATAATAAATGGATTAACTAA
- a CDS encoding gliding motility-associated C-terminal domain-containing protein — MDKLLPGSSRLTKTDFYDENLGYAVGLDGTILQYTVPLPPATADASFAISTPSCMGQTQNFYSVMYGTPGVTHSWNFGTGAAPATSNLYNPSGILYATAGAKVITHIATTALGSDTVTMVLTVNPQPIANFSSTDPVCPGVGVDFSNTGTSGIGVTYNWDFGGGSPNTSSIQNPTGIIYSNGGAKTVTFTVINQYGCTTTNTQTINIDTLPAVNAGIDSTICFNTSIILGDTAFAGLTYSWTPSSSLSNGSISNPVASPVTTTTNYILTVTNSTTGCSNKDTVTITMLSPLMANAGSDLEICKNDSAQLGTGSIVGQIYTWSPTLTLNDSTISNPMSTPTATTTYTLTVSGNGCGTVTDEVTITVNAVPIVSAGMDDTTAVGEAIQLNATGGISYVWSPAATLNNPGIYNPIASPDVTTTYTVVITDLNGCKTSDAVKITVVEPAFWVPTAFSPDDNGISDVFYVRGEGITDFEFSVYNRWGERIFFTKDMLTGWDGTRQSNGDKLPEGAYIYQIRGTLSDGKVIDSKGMINLIR, encoded by the coding sequence GTGGACAAGCTTTTACCAGGTTCTTCTCGCCTAACAAAAACCGATTTTTACGATGAAAATCTGGGGTATGCTGTTGGACTTGATGGAACCATCTTACAATATACCGTTCCGTTGCCTCCAGCAACAGCCGATGCTTCATTTGCAATATCTACTCCCAGCTGCATGGGCCAAACACAAAATTTTTACAGCGTGATGTATGGTACTCCGGGGGTTACACATTCGTGGAACTTTGGAACAGGTGCTGCACCTGCCACCTCTAACCTCTACAATCCTTCTGGAATCTTATATGCTACTGCCGGAGCAAAAGTGATTACACATATTGCAACGACAGCTTTAGGTTCTGATACAGTAACGATGGTGCTTACTGTAAATCCACAACCTATTGCAAACTTTTCTTCCACAGATCCAGTTTGTCCGGGTGTGGGTGTAGACTTTAGCAACACAGGAACTAGCGGTATTGGGGTTACCTACAACTGGGACTTTGGAGGCGGTAGTCCGAACACCTCTTCCATTCAAAACCCAACTGGCATTATTTATTCCAATGGAGGAGCAAAAACAGTGACCTTCACGGTTATTAATCAATACGGTTGCACAACCACCAATACGCAAACAATAAACATTGATACATTACCAGCTGTAAATGCAGGGATTGATTCAACCATTTGTTTCAATACATCAATCATTCTTGGTGATACAGCATTTGCAGGTTTAACATACAGTTGGACACCTTCCTCTTCGTTGAGCAATGGCTCTATTTCCAACCCCGTTGCAAGTCCGGTTACTACTACCACCAATTATATTTTAACAGTAACCAATAGCACAACAGGCTGTTCAAATAAAGATACGGTAACCATTACCATGCTTTCGCCCTTAATGGCAAATGCAGGAAGCGATTTAGAAATTTGCAAAAACGATAGCGCACAATTAGGAACAGGGTCGATAGTGGGGCAAATATATACATGGAGTCCTACTTTGACATTGAATGATTCAACCATTTCCAATCCGATGTCTACTCCTACTGCAACCACAACTTATACATTAACTGTTTCCGGAAACGGATGTGGAACCGTTACAGATGAAGTAACCATTACCGTTAATGCCGTTCCTATTGTTAGTGCAGGAATGGATGACACAACCGCTGTTGGAGAAGCAATACAATTAAATGCTACTGGTGGAATCTCATACGTATGGTCTCCGGCTGCTACATTAAACAATCCGGGAATCTATAATCCAATTGCAAGCCCAGATGTTACAACCACTTATACGGTTGTGATTACTGATTTAAACGGATGCAAAACTTCAGATGCTGTAAAAATTACCGTTGTAGAGCCTGCATTTTGGGTACCAACGGCCTTTTCGCCTGACGACAATGGCATCAGTGACGTATTTTATGTTCGCGGAGAAGGAATAACAGACTTTGAATTTTCTGTATACAATCGCTGGGGAGAGCGTATCTTTTTTACAAAAGATATGTTAACCGGTTGGGATGGAACACGTCAATCAAACGGTGACAAACTACCTGAAGGCGCATATATTTATCAAATACGAGGAACACTGTCTGATGGTAAAGTGATTGATTCAAAAGGCATGATCAATTTGATTCGCTAA
- a CDS encoding peptidylprolyl isomerase translates to MSVFSRTLMLPLALITMNAVAQNKKPAGKPEPTPVVAKSEPVLMTIGTTKVTVSEFESVFHKNNSKEGVADAKSLNDYVDLFVNFKLKVKEAEDLGLDTAKSFKEELAGYRKQLAQPYLTDKDVNEKLLRETYERMQEDVHASHILVKVNESALPKDTLEAYNKIMKIRARILKGEDFNKVAAEKGISDDPSAKDNGGDLGYFTSLQMVYPFETAAYKTKVGDISMPVRTRYGYHIIKVTERRKAQGEVLAAHIMVKTTPNMNKEDSLNAYTKITEIYNKLKAGSKFEELATEFSDDKSTAKKGGELPWFGTGKMPLEFEKTAFGIANKGEFSAPMRTKYGWHIVKQLDKRGLASFDDMKNDLKAKVTKDSRSQVGRASLIAKVKAEYKFKETPKMADEFVKVVDTTFFEGKWDAAKAIALKKPMFNFNDKVYTQVDFANYISSHQSKRAKTDISVVINQLYKQFVEESAVAYEEARLDQKYPEFKALMQEYRDGILLFELTDQKVWSKAVKDTVGSKAFYEKNKTNYMWDERAEATVYSCTDDKIAAKVRGLMKKKKTEKEIIAAINKDSQLNLQTETRVFNKGENEFVDKNWNPGTSADMKSEKDKKTVIVVTSKLLKPEPKSYNDSKGMVTADYQNYLEKEWIASLKAKYPVSIDKAVLSTIK, encoded by the coding sequence ATGAGTGTTTTTTCAAGAACGTTGATGTTGCCGTTGGCACTGATTACAATGAATGCTGTTGCACAAAATAAGAAGCCTGCAGGGAAACCTGAGCCGACTCCTGTTGTTGCAAAAAGTGAACCTGTTTTAATGACAATAGGTACAACCAAAGTAACAGTTTCTGAATTCGAAAGCGTATTCCATAAGAATAACAGTAAAGAAGGCGTTGCAGATGCTAAATCACTTAATGATTATGTGGATTTATTTGTCAATTTTAAATTGAAAGTGAAGGAAGCGGAAGATTTGGGGTTGGACACTGCAAAATCATTTAAAGAAGAATTAGCAGGATATCGCAAGCAATTGGCGCAACCCTATTTAACAGATAAAGACGTAAACGAAAAATTACTAAGAGAAACTTACGAACGTATGCAAGAAGATGTGCATGCATCGCATATTCTTGTAAAAGTGAACGAAAGTGCATTGCCAAAAGATACTTTGGAAGCCTACAATAAAATTATGAAAATTCGTGCCCGTATCTTAAAAGGCGAAGATTTTAATAAAGTGGCTGCTGAAAAAGGAATCTCGGATGATCCTTCAGCAAAGGATAATGGTGGTGATTTAGGTTACTTCACTTCTTTGCAAATGGTATATCCTTTTGAAACGGCTGCCTATAAAACAAAAGTTGGTGATATATCAATGCCTGTTCGCACACGTTACGGTTATCACATCATCAAGGTAACAGAAAGAAGAAAAGCGCAAGGAGAGGTATTGGCTGCGCACATCATGGTGAAAACAACACCGAACATGAATAAAGAAGACTCGTTAAATGCGTACACAAAAATTACCGAAATCTATAATAAGTTAAAAGCGGGTTCAAAGTTCGAAGAATTGGCAACAGAATTTTCGGATGATAAATCAACCGCTAAAAAAGGTGGAGAATTGCCTTGGTTTGGAACTGGAAAAATGCCATTAGAGTTTGAGAAAACTGCTTTCGGAATTGCAAATAAGGGGGAGTTTAGTGCTCCAATGCGCACTAAATACGGATGGCATATCGTAAAACAATTAGATAAAAGAGGTTTAGCTTCTTTTGACGATATGAAAAATGATTTGAAAGCGAAAGTAACCAAAGACTCTCGTTCACAAGTTGGTCGTGCGTCTTTAATAGCAAAAGTAAAAGCTGAATACAAATTCAAAGAAACTCCAAAAATGGCAGATGAGTTTGTAAAAGTAGTAGATACAACTTTCTTTGAAGGAAAGTGGGATGCAGCTAAGGCTATCGCGTTAAAGAAACCAATGTTTAATTTTAATGATAAAGTTTACACACAAGTTGATTTTGCAAATTACATTTCTTCGCACCAAAGCAAACGTGCTAAGACAGATATTTCTGTTGTAATTAATCAGTTGTATAAACAGTTTGTTGAAGAGTCGGCTGTTGCTTATGAAGAAGCTCGTTTGGATCAAAAATATCCGGAGTTTAAAGCATTGATGCAAGAGTACCGCGATGGTATTTTATTGTTTGAATTAACGGATCAAAAAGTATGGAGCAAAGCAGTAAAAGATACTGTTGGTTCAAAAGCATTTTACGAAAAGAATAAGACCAATTACATGTGGGATGAGCGTGCTGAAGCAACTGTTTATAGTTGTACGGATGATAAAATAGCGGCAAAAGTAAGAGGGTTGATGAAAAAGAAGAAAACAGAAAAGGAAATTATAGCAGCCATCAACAAAGATTCTCAATTGAACCTTCAAACCGAAACACGTGTTTTCAATAAAGGAGAAAATGAATTCGTGGATAAAAACTGGAACCCAGGAACATCTGCTGACATGAAATCTGAAAAAGATAAAAAAACAGTTATTGTTGTTACCTCTAAATTGTTGAAGCCGGAGCCTAAATCGTATAACGATTCAAAAGGAATGGTAACTGCAGATTATCAAAATTATTTAGAAAAAGAATGGATTGCTTCTTTAAAAGCAAAATATCCTGTATCGATTGATAAGGCCGTTCTTTCTACAATTAAGTAA
- a CDS encoding peptidyl-prolyl cis-trans isomerase yields the protein MLSLLFACDRSPKQEQNRVAVARANEDYLYLDEIQDIVPSGTPAKDSTELITKYIDNWIRETLVTQKAESNLGDEQKNVEKQLRNYRNSLITYTYEKELVKQKLDTIVSDSEIEEYYNNNQADFELKDNIIKVVYVKVDKKAPGIDKLKRMYKSDVASDREQLASYCHQFASNFYLDDSSWLLFDDLLKEIPIQTYNKELFLQNNRFVEVSDSLNHYFVNIKGFKIRNSLSPLGFEKENIKNIILNKRKLQLINKMIEDVYNDAANTNKIEIYSNDKLKN from the coding sequence ATGCTCTCCCTTCTGTTTGCATGTGATCGTTCACCCAAACAGGAGCAGAACAGAGTAGCCGTTGCCCGCGCCAATGAGGATTATTTGTATTTGGACGAAATTCAAGACATTGTTCCTTCTGGAACTCCTGCCAAAGACAGCACCGAACTTATCACGAAATACATTGATAACTGGATTCGTGAAACCTTGGTTACTCAAAAAGCAGAAAGCAATTTGGGAGATGAACAGAAAAATGTGGAAAAACAACTTCGTAACTACCGCAATTCACTAATTACTTACACCTACGAAAAAGAATTGGTAAAGCAAAAGTTGGATACCATCGTTTCTGATTCAGAAATAGAAGAATATTACAATAATAATCAAGCTGATTTTGAGTTAAAGGATAACATTATTAAAGTGGTATATGTAAAAGTGGATAAAAAAGCGCCAGGAATTGATAAATTAAAACGAATGTACAAATCAGATGTCGCTAGCGATCGGGAGCAATTAGCCAGTTATTGTCATCAATTTGCCAGTAACTTTTACCTGGATGATTCGTCATGGTTATTGTTTGACGATTTGTTAAAAGAAATTCCTATTCAAACCTATAATAAAGAGTTATTTTTACAAAACAATCGCTTTGTGGAAGTAAGTGATTCCTTGAATCATTACTTTGTAAATATAAAAGGGTTTAAAATCAGAAATAGTTTATCTCCTCTTGGATTTGAAAAGGAGAACATTAAAAATATTATATTAAACAAACGGAAGTTGCAGTTGATTAACAAGATGATTGAAGATGTTTACAACGATGCTGCCAACACCAATAAAATAGAAATCTATTCGAATGATAAACTCAAGAATTAA
- a CDS encoding PorP/SprF family type IX secretion system membrane protein — translation MKKILILLSAILLVLINNKSIAQDARFAQSYANPLRINPAMMGTSRDIKFGLNYRSQWSAIEKGYKTFSFTAMYPIILKNQNGKFDIGLTAMNDKAGAFSTSDFALAVDYSKEISPNNNLCLSLMGGYVQQSVDIAKLTFDSQYLAGSFNAANPTNESSVNSSVTHPDLGFGFLWFFNPNRSESKVNAYLGLSGYHLNQPNQSLVGGQGRLPMRFSYQAGLKIFGQNKVDLSPAVRVNNQNGNIEPAAGLYINYHFNEQFDFVIGGWYRVHDANAIVIGFEHANFTFGYSYDMINSGLNDAKNSVKAHELTLSIKISRGPKGKINTDEIEKEILKDTKVYSNPIMSF, via the coding sequence ATGAAGAAAATACTTATTCTACTCTCAGCAATTTTATTGGTTTTAATCAATAATAAATCGATTGCACAAGATGCACGTTTTGCCCAATCGTATGCAAACCCGTTACGCATTAATCCTGCAATGATGGGTACCAGCAGAGATATTAAATTTGGATTAAATTATCGCAGTCAATGGTCAGCCATCGAAAAAGGTTATAAAACCTTTTCGTTTACTGCGATGTATCCGATTATTTTAAAAAATCAAAATGGGAAATTTGATATTGGCTTAACGGCTATGAATGATAAAGCAGGGGCTTTTAGTACTTCTGATTTTGCATTAGCCGTAGATTACAGCAAAGAAATTTCGCCCAACAATAATTTATGTTTGTCTTTAATGGGTGGTTATGTGCAACAATCCGTTGACATCGCAAAACTCACTTTTGATAGTCAGTATTTAGCAGGGTCATTCAATGCTGCCAACCCCACCAACGAGTCTTCAGTAAATAGTTCTGTAACACACCCGGATTTGGGCTTTGGTTTTTTATGGTTCTTCAATCCAAATCGGTCTGAGTCCAAAGTGAATGCCTATTTGGGTTTATCCGGCTATCATTTAAATCAACCAAACCAAAGTTTGGTTGGTGGTCAAGGTCGCTTACCAATGCGGTTTTCCTACCAAGCAGGATTAAAAATATTCGGACAAAACAAAGTGGATTTAAGTCCGGCTGTTCGTGTAAACAACCAAAATGGGAATATTGAACCAGCAGCAGGTTTGTATATCAACTATCATTTCAACGAACAATTTGATTTTGTGATTGGTGGATGGTATCGTGTGCACGATGCGAATGCAATTGTGATTGGTTTTGAGCATGCCAATTTCACTTTTGGCTATAGCTACGACATGATTAACTCAGGCTTGAATGATGCCAAAAACAGTGTAAAAGCACACGAATTAACACTGTCTATAAAAATATCAAGAGGACCAAAAGGCAAAATCAATACGGATGAAATTGAAAAGGAAATTTTGAAGGATACAAAAGTTTATTCAAATCCTATTATGTCGTTTTAA